A region of Vitis riparia cultivar Riparia Gloire de Montpellier isolate 1030 chromosome 1, EGFV_Vit.rip_1.0, whole genome shotgun sequence DNA encodes the following proteins:
- the LOC117924813 gene encoding cytochrome P450 71B34-like, with protein MALYSPSMWLHLLLLLLPLMYLIKRRIELKGQKKRLPPSPTKLPIIGNLHQLGALPHYSFWQLSKKYGSIMLLQLGVPTVVVSSAEAAREFLKTHDIDCCSRPPLVGLGKFSYNHRDIALAPYGDYWREVRKICVLEVFSTKRVQSFQFIREEEVALLIDSIAQSSSSGSPIDLTERLMSLTANIICRIAFGKSFQVSEFGDGRFQEVVHEAVALLGGFTAADFFPYVGRIVDRLTGLHGRLERSFLEMDGFYERVIEDHLNPGRVKEEHEDIIDVLLKIERERSESGAVQFTKDSAKAIIMDLFLGGVDTGAITLTWAMTELARNPRIMKKAQVEVRNSIGNKGKVTEGDVDQLHYLKMVVKETLRLHPPAPLLVPRETMSHFEINGYHIYPKTQVQVNVWAIGRDPNLWKNPEEFLPERFMDNSVDFRGQHFELLPFGAGRRICPGMYMAIATVELALANLLYRFNWKLPNGMREADISMEEAAGLAVRKKFALNLVPILHHC; from the exons ATGGCACTCTATTCCCCATCGATGTGGCTTCATCTGCTTCTGCTGCTTCTCCCTCTTATGTATCTCATAAAACGGAGAATAGAGTTGAAGGGGCAAAAGAAGCGGCTGCCGCCTAGCCCTACTAAGCTTCCCATTATAGGTAATTTGCACCAACTTGGTGCGTTGCCTCACTACTCTTTCTGGCAACTATCTAAGAAATATGGCTCCATCATGCTCCTTCAGCTCGGTGTCCCTACCGTCGTAGTCTCCTCTGCGGAAGCTGCAAGGGAATTCTTGAAAACTCATGATATTGATTGTTGCAGTCGACCTCCCTTAGTTGGACTCGGAAAATTCTCATACAATCACCGAGACATAGCTTTGGCGCCATACGGCGATTACTGGAGGGAGGTACGCAAGATCTGTGTTCTTGAGGTGTTTAGCACAAAAAGGGTGCAGTCGTTTCAGTTCATCAGAGAAGAGGAGGTCGCTTTGCTGATTGATTCAATTGCGCAATCATCTTCTTCTGGAAGTCCTATTGATCTTACCGAGAGGTTAATGTCTCTCACTGCAAATATAATTTGCAGGATTGCATTCGGAAAGAGTTTTCAAGTGAGTGAGTTTGGTGACGGAAGATTTCAAGAAGTGGTTCATGAAGCCGTGGCTTTGTTGGGCGGGTTCACTGCAGCCGATTTCTTTCCGTACGTGGGTCGGATTGTGGATAGACTTACTGGTCTTCATGGAAGGCTTGAGAGGAGTTTCCTTGAAATGGACGGTTTCTATGAACGGGTGATTGAGGACCATCTCAACCCAGGAAGGGTGAAAGAGGAGCATGAAGACATCATCGACGTGCTGCTGAAAATAGAGAGGGAACGGTCTGAATCCGGTGCTGTACAGTTTACTAAAGATAGTGCAAAAGCAATCATCATG GATTTATTCTTGGGTGGAGTGGACACTGGTGCAATCACCCTAACTTGGGCAATGACCGAGCTTGCTAGGAACCCAAGAATAATGAAAAAAGCCCAGGTTGAAGTTAGAAACTCCATtggaaataaaggaaaagtCACGGAGGGTGATGTCGATCAGCTTCACTACCTCAAGATGGTGGTCAAAGAAACTTTGAGACTGCATCCTCCCGCCCCACTTCTAGTTCCAAGAGAAACCATGTCACATTTTGAGATAAACGGGTACCACATTTACCCGAAAACCCAAGTCCAAGTAAACGTTTGGGCAATTGGGCGAGACCCCAACCTCTGGAAGAACCCAGAGGAGTTTCTGCCCGAGAGGTTTATGGACAACTCTGTAGATTTTAGAGGACAACATTTTGAGCTACTGCCTTTCGGAGCGGGTAGAAGAATTTGCCCGGGTATGTATATGGCGATTGCAACAGTGGAGCTCGCACTTGCTAATCTTTTGTATCGTTTCAATTGGAAGTTGCCGAATGGGATGAGGGAGGCAGATATTAGCATGGAAGAAGCAGCAGGTCTTGCTGTCCGTAAGAAGTTTGCTCTCAACCTTGTGCCAATTCTCCATCACTGTTAA
- the LOC117924824 gene encoding cytochrome P450 71B34-like codes for MALYSPSIWLHLLLLLLPLMYLIKRRIELKGQKKPLPPGPTKLPIIGNLHQLGALPHYSWWQLSKKYGSIMLLQLGVPTVVVSSAEAAREFLKTHDIDCCSRPPLVGLGKFSYNHRDIAFAPYGDYWREVRKICVLEVFSTKRVQSFQFIREEEVALLIDSIVQSSSSGSPIDLTERLMSLTANIICRLAFGQSFQASEFGDGRFQEVVHEAMALLGGLTAADFFPYVGRIVDRLTGLHGRLERSFHEMDGFYQQVIEDHLNPGRVKEEHEDIIDVLLRIEREQSESSALQFTKDNAKAVLMDLFLAGVDTGAITVTWAMTKLARNPRIMKKAQAEVRSSIGNKGKVTESEVDQLHYLKMVVKETLRLHPPAPLLLPRETMSHFEINGYHIYPKTQVHVKIWAIGRDPNLWKNPEEFLPERFMDNSVDFRGQHFELLPFGAGRRICPGMYMAIATVELALANLLYRFNWNLPNGMRQADINMEEAAGLTVRKKFALNLVPILHHC; via the exons ATGGCGCTCTATTCCCCATCAATCTGGCTTCATCTGCTTCTGCTACTTCTCCCTCTTATGTATCTCATAAAACGGAGAATAGAGTTGAAGGGGCAAAAGAAGCCGCTGCCGCCTGGCCCTACTAAGCTTCCCATTATAGGTAATTTGCACCAACTTGGTGCGTTGCCTCACTACTCTTGGTGGCAACTATCTAAGAAATATGGCTCCATCATGCTCCTTCAGCTCGGTGTCCCTACCGTCGTAGTCTCCTCTGCGGAAGCTGCAAGGGAATTCTTGAAAACTCATGATATTGATTGTTGCAGTCGACCTCCCTTAGTTGGACTTGGAAAATTCTCATACAATCACCGAGACATAGCTTTTGCGCCATACGGCGATTACTGGAGGGAAGTACGCAAGATCTGTGTTCTTGAGGTGTTTAGCACAAAAAGGGTGCAGTCGTTTCAGTTCATCAGAGAAGAGGAGGTCGCTTTGCTGATTGATTCAATTGTGCAATCGTCTTCTTCTGGAAGTCCTATTGATCTTACCGAGAGGCTAATGTCTCTCACAGCAAATATAATTTGTAGGCTTGCATTCGGACAGAGTTTTCAAGCGAGTGAGTTTGGTGACGGAAGATTTCAAGAAGTGGTTCATGAAGCCATGGCTTTGTTGGGCGGGCTCACTGCAGCCGATTTCTTTCCGTACGTGGGTCGGATTGTGGATAGACTCACTGGTCTTCATGGAAGGCTTGAGAGGAGTTTCCATGAAATGGACGGCTTCTACCAACAGGTGATCGAAGATCATCTCAACCCAGGAAGGGTGAAAGAGGAGCATGAAGACATCATCGACGTGCTGCTGAGAATAGAGAGGGAACAATCTGAATCCAGTGCCCTACAGTTCACTAAAGATAACGCGAAAGCAGTCCTTATG GATTTATTCTTGGCTGGAGTGGACACTGGTGCAATCACCGTAACTTGGGCAATGACCAAGCTTGCTAGGAACCCAAGAATAATGAAAAAAGCCCAGGCTGAAGTTAGAAGCTCCATtggaaataaaggaaaagtCACGGAGAGTGAAGTTGATCAGCTTCACTACCTCAAGATGGTGGTCAAAGAAACTTTGAGACTGCATCCTCCCGCCCCACTTCTACTTCCAAGAGAAACCATGTCACATTTTGAGATAAACGGGTACCACATTTACCCGAAAACCCAAGTCCACGTAAAAATTTGGGCAATTGGGCGAGACCCCAACCTCTGGAAGAACCCAGAGGAGTTTTTGCCCGAGAGGTTTATGGACAACTCTGTAGATTTTAGAGGACAACATTTTGAGCTACTGCCTTTCGGAGCGGGAAGAAGAATTTGCCCGGGTATGTATATGGCGATTGCAACAGTGGAGCTCGCACTTGCTAATCTTTTATATCGTTTCAATTGGAACTTGCCGAACGGGATGAGACAGGCAGATATAAACATGGAAGAAGCAGCAGGTCTTACTGTCCGTAAGAAGTTTGCTCTTAACCTTGTGCCAATTCTCCATCACTgttaa
- the LOC117924804 gene encoding cytochrome P450 71B34-like — protein MALYSPSIWLHLLLLLLPLMYLIKRRIELKGQKKPLPPGPTKLPIIGNLHQLGALPHYSWWQLSKKYGPIMLLQLGVPTVVVSSAEAAREFLKTHDIDCCSRPPLVGLGKFSYNHRDIAFAPYGDYWREVRKICVLEVFSTKRVQSFQFIREEEVTLLIDSIAQSSSSGSPIDLTERLMSLTANIICRIAFGKSFQASEFGDGRFQEVVHEAMALLGGFTAADFFPYVGRIVDRLTGLHGRLERSFLEMDGFYERVIEDHLNPGRVKEEHEDIIDVLLKIERERSESGAVQFTKDSAKAIIMDLFLGGVDTGAITLTWAMTELARNPRIMKKAQVEVRNSIGNKGKVTEGDVDQLHYLKMVVKETLRLHPPAPLLVPRETMSHFEINGYHIYPKTQVHVNVWAIGRDPNLWKNPEEFLPERFMDNSVDFRGQHFELLPFGAGRRICPGMYMAIATVELALANLLYRFNWNLPNGMREADINMEEEAGLTVRKKFALNLVPILHHC, from the exons ATGGCGCTCTATTCCCCATCAATCTGGCTTCATCTGCTTCTGCTACTTCTCCCTCTTATGTATCTCATAAAACGGAGAATAGAGTTGAAGGGGCAAAAGAAGCCGCTGCCGCCTGGCCCTACTAAGCTTCCCATTATAGGTAATTTGCATCAACTTGGTGCGTTGCCTCACTACTCTTGGTGGCAACTATCTAAGAAATATGGCCCCATCATGCTCCTTCAGCTCGGTGTCCCTACCGTCGTAGTCTCCTCTGCGGAAGCTGCAAGGGAATTCTTGAAAACTCATGATATTGATTGTTGCAGTCGACCTCCCTTAGTTGGACTTGGAAAATTCTCATACAATCACCGAGACATAGCTTTTGCGCCATACGGCGATTACTGGAGGGAAGTACGCAAGATCTGTGTTCTTGAGGTGTTTAGCACAAAAAGGGTGCAATCGTTTCAGTTCATCAGAGAAGAGGAGGTCACTTTGCTGATTGATTCAATTGCGCAATCATCTTCTTCTGGAAGTCCTATTGATCTTACCGAGAGGTTAATGTCTCTCACTGCAAATATAATTTGCAGGATTGCATTCGGAAAGAGTTTTCAAGCGAGTGAGTTTGGTGACGGAAGATTTCAAGAAGTGGTTCATGAAGCCATGGCTTTGTTGGGCGGGTTCACTGCAGCCGATTTCTTTCCGTACGTGGGTCGGATTGTGGATAGACTCACTGGTCTTCATGGAAGGCTTGAGAGGAGTTTCCTTGAAATGGACGGTTTCTACGAACGGGTGATTGAGGACCATCTCAACCCAGGAAGGGTGAAAGAGGAGCATGAAGACATCATCGACGTGCTGCTGAAAATAGAGAGGGAACGGTCTGAATCCGGTGCTGTACAGTTTACTAAAGATAGTGCAAAAGCAATCATCATG GATTTATTCTTGGGTGGAGTGGACACTGGTGCAATCACCCTAACTTGGGCAATGACCGAGCTTGCTAGGAACCCAAGAATAATGAAAAAAGCCCAGGTTGAAGTTAGAAACTCCATtggaaataaaggaaaagtCACGGAGGGTGATGTCGATCAGCTTCACTACCTCAAGATGGTGGTCAAAGAAACTTTGAGACTGCATCCTCCCGCCCCACTTCTAGTTCCAAGAGAAACCATGTCACATTTTGAGATAAACGGGTACCACATTTACCCGAAAACCCAAGTCCACGTAAACGTTTGGGCAATTGGGCGAGACCCCAACCTCTGGAAGAACCCAGAGGAGTTTCTGCCCGAGAGGTTTATGGACAACTCTGTAGATTTTAGAGGACAACATTTTGAGCTACTGCCTTTCGGAGCGGGAAGAAGAATTTGCCCGGGTATGTATATGGCGATTGCAACAGTGGAGCTCGCACTTGCTAATCTTTTATATCGTTTCAATTGGAACTTGCCGAATGGGATGAGGGAGGCAGATATtaacatggaagaagaagcaggTCTTACTGTCCGTAAGAAGTTTGCTCTTAACCTTGTGCCAATTCTCCATCACTGTTAA